A single region of the Lotus japonicus ecotype B-129 chromosome 4, LjGifu_v1.2 genome encodes:
- the LOC130710768 gene encoding NAD(P)H-quinone oxidoreductase subunit L, chloroplastic gives MSFSFSLHVPKALPPIPTSPWGTASLFTASKQKSSLNNTSHSQSLHIVACCSQKTNDYLSIKKPSLALHIGALLALAEHPALAVTGENHPQELFGVLIQLGIVLFFYFIATPPIIINWIWRRWYRRNLVEMYFQFMFVFIFFPGVLLWAPFLNFRKFPRDPSMKYPWSIPEDPSRIKNAYYKYPYAEPEDYDP, from the exons ATGAGCTTCTCATTCAGCCTCCATGTTCCCAAAGCTCTGCCTCCTATTCCCACTTCACCATGGGGGACTGCTTCTCTCTTCACTGCTTCCAAACAGAAATCATCCCTCAACAACACTAGTCATTCCCAATCACTACAT ATAGTTGCATGCTGCAGCCAGAAGACAAATGATTATCTCAGCATAAAGAAACCAAGTTTGGCATTGCACATAGGAGCACTCTTGGCCTTG GCTGAGCACCCAGCATTAGCAGTCACTGGTGAAAACCACCCACAAGAACTCTTCGGGGTTTTGATACAATTGGGGATTGTTCTCTTTTTCTACTTCATTGCAACTCCT CCAATAATCATCAACTGGATCTGGAGAAGATGGTACAGAAGAAATCTTGTGGAGATGTATTTCCAATTCATGtttgtcttcattttcttcccaGG GGTCCTTCTTTGGGCACCATTTCTAAACTTCAGGAAGTTCCCACGGGATCCATCCATGAAGTACCCGTGGTCTATACCTGAAGATCCTTCAAGAATAAAAAACGCATACTACAAGTATCCATATGCAGAACCTGAAGATTATGATCCATGA
- the LOC130710767 gene encoding uncharacterized protein LOC130710767, producing the protein MEENHAAAAFESNDHGWQKVTYVKRQSKKKAANGVSDSRVKVAPNGTVAGGESIFRSLELESEDRRRRIVEARRAADAAEFDDGFVRSKLRARDEYDDGDYDDDEDVAENGKVEEVKKVKVKKPKKPKVTVAEAASKIDASDLETFLVDISASFENQQDIQMMRFADYFGRAFSAVKASEFPWVKLFRESPVAKIADVPLSHISDAVYKTAADWINHRSPEALSSFVLWSLDSILADLGSHQTVAKGSKKAVQQATSKSQVAIFVVLAMVLRRKPDALITVLPTLRENAKYQGQDKLPVFAWMVAQVTAGDLSVGLYAWSRNLLPIVSGKSVNPLSRDLVLQLVEKILSTPKARPVLVNGAVRKGERLIPPSAFEILVHATFPSSSARVKATERFEAIYPTLKEVALGGSPGSKAMKQVSQQIFSFAIRAAGDNNPQLSKEAAGIFIWCLRQSTECYKQWEKVYEDNIGASVSVLKKLTDDWKEQSTKLSPHEPLREILKNLRPKNEKALATETDPARQALFKDADKYCKILSGRVSQGHGCRTCLTFTVLVVAVGAVLLSPNMESLDFKKLSVVFNSQF; encoded by the exons ATGGAGGAAAACCACGCCGCCGCAGCATTCGAATCCAACGACCATGGCTGGCAGAAGGTGACCTACGTGAAACGCCAGAGCAAGAAGAAGGCTGCTAATGGTGTTTCTGATTCCCGCGTCAAGGTTGCTCCCAATGGAACGGTTGCCGGCGGAGAGAGTATTTTCCGCTCGCTTGAGCTTGAGTCGGAGGATCGGCGCCGGCGCATTGTTGAGGCGCGGAGGGCGGCCGATGCTGCTGAATTTGATGACGGTTTTGTCAGATCGAAGCTGCGGGctcgagatgagtatgatgatGGGGATTATGATGACGATGAGGATGTGGCTGAGAACgggaaggtggaggaggtgaagaaggtgaaggtgaaGAAGCCGAAGAAGCCTAAGGTGACTGTGGCGGAGGCGGCGTCGAAGATTGATGCTTCTGATCTGGAGACATTTCTCGTTGATATATCG GCTTCGTTCGAGAATCAGCAGGATATTCAGATGATGCGGTTTGCGGATTATTTTGGACGTGCTTTTTCTGCTGTGAAAGCTTCTGAGTTTCCATGGGTGAAGTTGTTCAGGGAGTCTCCTGTGGCTAAGATTGCTGAT GTGCCTCTTTCTCACATATCTGATGCTGTATATAAGACAGCAGCTGACTGGATTAACCACCGTTCTCCTGAGGCACTTAGTTCCTTTGTGCTCTGGTCCTTAGATAGCATTCTTGCTGACCTGGGGAGCCATCAAACTGTGGCCAAGGGTTCCAAAAAGGCTGTGCAACAAGCAACTTCAaaatctcag GTTGCAATATTTGTTGTTTTAGCAATGGTATTGCGTCGGAAACCTGATGCCCTTATTACTGTATTGCCCACACTGAGGGAGAATGCAAAGTATCAAGGACAAGATAAGCTTCCCGTGTTTGCATGGATGGTGGCTCAG GTTACAGCGGGAGATCTCTCAGTAGGTTTGTATGCTTGGTCACGGAATCTCCTGCCTATAGTGAGTGGAAAAAGTGTTAATCCCCTATCGAGGGATTTGGTTTTGCAGCTAGTGGAAAA AATCTTGTCTACCCCTAAAGCACGGCCTGTTTTAGTAAATGGTGCTGTAAGAAAAGGGGAACGGCTGATTCCTCCTTCTGCATTTGAAATTTTGGTCCATGCTACTTTCCCTTCATCTTCAGCTAGAGTAAAG GCTACAGAAAGATTTGAGGCAATATATCCCACACTGAAAGAGGTGGCTCTTGGTGGTTCTCCTGGAAGTAAAGCAATGAAACAAGTTTCGCAGCAGATATTCAGTTTTGCTATCAGAGCAGCAGGAGACA ACAATCCTCAGTTATCTAAAGAAGCAGCTGGTATTTTTATTTGGTGTTTACGCCAAAGCACTGAATGCTACAAGCAATGG GAAAAAGTTTATGAGGACAACATTGGAGCAAGCGTTTCGGTTCTAAAGAAGCTAACTGATGATTGGAAGGAGCAATCAACAAAATTGTCTCCTCATGAGCCACTGAGGGAAATCCTAAAGAATCTTAGGCCAAAG AATGAGAAAGCATTGGCTACTGAAACAGATCCAGCTCGTCAAGCCCTCTTCAAGGATGCGGATAAATATTGTAAGATACTCTCAGGAAGAGTTTCTCAAGGCCATGGGTGCAGGACATGTTTGACCTTTACAGTTCTTGTTGTGGCTGTGGGTGCTGTTCTTTTGTCCCCCAACATGGAATCTTTGGACTTCAAGAAGCTCTCTGTAGTTTTCAACTCTCAGTTCTGA